ATTAAAAGGTGAACGTTCAAATGGTACATCATAATATTTATCACAGTACGGTATAACACAATCTTGTTTATTTTCATAATCATTTTTTGCACAAACATTCGTTTCATATCCATTTTCTTTAAACCACTTTATATAGGGAATATGAAACAACATAAAATGATGCTTTACTACATGAGCTACAAACAATACTTTTTTCATAATCACTTCTCCGTTAACCTAATAGATGTCTGAAAATCATAGACAACATACCTATTACTATATTTAGATATCTTTTTTTCATATATCAAGTCACCAAATACTTTATTAACTGTACTATTTTTAATTAATCTTAATAATAGATTAAATAACTTAGTCACCCTTATCTTCTTTCCATGTGTTTCACAAATAAGCTTTACCATCTCCGAAGTACACACATATTCTCCATTTTGAGGAAAGAATAATCCTCCACTATAATCATCAATTAGTAGCTTTACAAATTCACATAAATTATCTATATAAATCATGCTTCGCTTATTTTTTATGTCTGGAAAGATAGGCGATTTTAATGCAAACCTTTCTAATTTAACATAATTTCCCTTACAACCTTTACCATATATCATAGGTGGCCTTAAAATTGCAATATTAAACATAGAATCTTGAAGTGGTGATATTAATTCTTCCGCTTGAAGTTTTGACTTCCCATAATCACTCTTTGGTGCAGGAACAGTATCTCTATTTATAACACCAGTCTCCATGCCATAGACGCTCATGGAACTTAAAAATATAAACTGTTTAACACCTTCCTCTTTTACTTTCTTAGCAACTTCATATACTAAATCTCTATTTACTTTATAATAAAGTGGAGCATTTTCTTTGGTCTCTTTTATGTGAGCAATCCCTGCCACATGAAACACTGTATCATATCCTAAAAAACTCTTATTGTTCCAATTCTCATCCACCATATCAACAGTATCTACTTCATATTCATTTGCCCACTGCTTAACATAGTTTTCAAAGCTTGTCCCTATATAACTATTGGCACCACTTATAAGTATTTTTTTCACCTAACCACCACCTTATTTTATCATAGTATAAAAACAACTATTCACTATTATCCTACTCCTTATCAGCTGCCACTTCCTGAGCACTCTTCTCAGCCTCTCTCATACCGCCATCAACAACCCCATCACATCTAAAAACCTTAAACACAGTTCTAACTAATATTTTAAAATCAAATTTTAAAGATTTATTTATCAAATAATATTTATCATAAGCAGTTTTCATTTCATCATTTAACATGTCTCTTCCATTAACCTGTGCCCAC
This genomic interval from Clostridium kluyveri contains the following:
- a CDS encoding NAD-dependent epimerase/dehydratase family protein, with amino-acid sequence MKKILISGANSYIGTSFENYVKQWANEYEVDTVDMVDENWNNKSFLGYDTVFHVAGIAHIKETKENAPLYYKVNRDLVYEVAKKVKEEGVKQFIFLSSMSVYGMETGVINRDTVPAPKSDYGKSKLQAEELISPLQDSMFNIAILRPPMIYGKGCKGNYVKLERFALKSPIFPDIKNKRSMIYIDNLCEFVKLLIDDYSGGLFFPQNGEYVCTSEMVKLICETHGKKIRVTKLFNLLLRLIKNSTVNKVFGDLIYEKKISKYSNRYVVYDFQTSIRLTEK